Proteins from a single region of Carassius gibelio isolate Cgi1373 ecotype wild population from Czech Republic chromosome B15, carGib1.2-hapl.c, whole genome shotgun sequence:
- the chordc1a gene encoding cysteine and histidine-rich domain-containing protein 1a: MSVLCYNKGCGQRFDPESNPEDACTYHPGVPVFHDALKGWSCCKRRTTDFSDFLSIAGCTKGPHNSVKPLEPVKPDVKVSGEKKELEDLKPRFNEYVIQAPKPLEFIQRPSSDEPLVEIQRKVAPSLSQALEKLRLAGDEQPEEKDEDGGEVKTGTTCKNGGCSKTYNGPKTDEEMCSYHPGVPIFHEGMKYWSCCKRKTSDFNSFLSQEGCNKGSHQWRKDTGKKVAPCRFDWHQTGSQVTMSIYAKNSNPELCSVEANSVSLKIHLNFEGDKEFELKMNLWGVIDISKSVVNMMAAKVEVVMKKAEPMTWARLDLPPPKPEPTNEKTENQDGERVIA; the protein is encoded by the exons ATGTCTGTGCTGTGTTATAATAAAGGCTGCGGCCAGAGGTTTGATCCAGAAAGCAACCCTGAAG ATGCATGCACGTACCATCCGGGAGTTCCTGTGTTCCATGATGCTCTGAAG GGTTGGTCGTGTTGTAAGAGACGCACAACAGACTTCTCAGATTTTCTTAGTATTGCG GGCTGCACTAAAGGTCCTCATAACAGTGTGAAGCCTCTGGAGCCCGTGAAACCAGACGTGAAGGTCTCTGGAGAGAAGAAAGAGCTGGAGGATCTCAAACCCAGGTTTAACGAGTACGTCATCCAGGCGCCCAAACCGCTGGAGTTCATACAGAGACCCAG CTCTGATGAGCCGCTGGTGGAGATTCAGAGGAAAGTGGCTCCGTCTCTCAGTCAGGCGCTCGAGAAGCTCAGACTCGCCGGCGATGAGCAACCTGAAGAAAAAG ACGAGGACGGAGGTGAGGTCAAAACGGGGACGACTTGTAAAAATGGAGGCTGCTcgaag ACATACAACGGACCGAAGACTGATGAGGAGATGTGTTCATATCATCCCGGGGTGCCCATCTTCCACGAGGG GATGAAGTACTGGAGCTGCTGTAAGAGGAAGACATCAGATTTTAACTCCTTCCTGTCTCAGGAGGGCTGTAATAAAGGATCACACCAGTGGAGGAAAGACACG GGAAAGAAAGTGGCTCCATGTAGATTTGATTGGCACCAGACAGGAAGTCAGGTGACCATGTCCATCTATGCCAAGAACTCGAACCCTGAGCTCTGTTCTGTGGAAGCCAACAGCGTCTcg CTCAAAATACATCTAAACTTTGAGGGAGATAAAGAGTTTGAGCTGAAGATGAATCTGTGGGGC GTGATTGACATCAGTAAGAGTGTCGTTAACATGATGGCTGCTAAAGTGGAGGTAGTCATGAAGAAGGCGGAGCCTATGACCTGGGCCCGGCTGGACCTGCCGCCTCCGAAGCCTGAACCGACCAATGAGAAGACAGAGAATCAAGACGGAGAGCGAGTGATTGCTTGA
- the LOC127972950 gene encoding glutamate carboxypeptidase 2 produces the protein MASEDKTISCLCRLTVITAFFFIGFIIGWFARPTTVNHGHASKSFLQEFLDEMQAKNIKHHLRKFTRLPHLAGSQQNLDLAKQIRDEWMEFGLDSVELEPYDVLLSYPNKTKPNYISIVDHLGNEIFNTSLAEPVPEGYEDVTDIVPPYSAFSAKGQPEEELVYVNYGRTEDFFKLERELGINCSGKIVIARYGKIFRGNKVKNAMLAGAKGIVLFSDPADYCADGVEPYPDGWNLPGGGAQRGNVLNLNGAGDPLTPGYPAKEYTYRSSLEDAVGLPKIPVHPIGYHDAVHLLQHMGGPLPPENWKGALNISYRIGPGFKDGLNQNKVRMNIHTNNQVTRIYNVIGWIRGAVEPDRYVILGGHRDAWVFGGIDPVSGAAVVHESVRAAGKLMKKGWRPRRTLIFASWDAEEFGLLGSTEWAEDHARVLQERAVAYINADSAIEGMYTLRVDCTPSLHTLVYDITKKVSSPEEGEEGMTLYQSWHKRDNSTERDAPWISKLGSGSDFEAYFIRLGIASGRARYTKNRKTEHYSSYPVYHSVYETYEIVERFYDPSFRRLEAVARVRGGLIFSLADSLVLPLDCVEYATSLTKYANSIHQLALKHPAAMQKYSVSFDSLFSAVENFTVAARDFHQRLEQLDTSNALAVRMLNDQLMYLERAFTDPLGLPGRPFYRHIIFAPSSHNKYAGESFPGIYDALFDIENAVDPQKAWDEVKHQISIASFTVSAAAETLEPVVS, from the exons ATGGCATCAGAGGATAAAACAATCAGCTGTCTATGCCGGCTAACGGTTATTACGGCTTTCTTCTTTATTGGCTTTATTATTG GTTGGTTTGCTCGACCTACTACTGTCAATCATGGACATGCATCAAAAAGCTTCCTGCAGGAGTTTCTGGATGAGATGCAGGCAAAGAATATTAAACACCATCTCAG GAAGTTCACAAGGCTGCCCCACCTGGCTGGATCACAGCAGAATCTGGATCTGGCAAAACAGATCCGGGACGAGTGGATGGAGTTTGGGCTGGACTCAGTGGAGCTCGAGCCGTACGACGTGCTGCTGTCTTACCCAAACAAAACTAAGCCCAATTACATCTCCATAGTGGACCACCTGGGCAATGAG ATCTTTAACACCTCTCTGGCTGAGCCGGTCCCTGAAGGTTATGAAGATGTTACCGATATCGTTCCTCCTTATAGTGCTTTCTCTGCGAAAGGACAACCAGAG GAAGAGCTGGTTTATGTGAATTACGGCCGGACGGAGGATTTCTTTAAGCTGGAGAGAGAGTTGGGAATAAACTGTTCAGGAAAAATCGTCATCGCTAGATACGGCAAAATCTTCCGTGGGAACAAG GTGAAGAACGCGATGTTAGCGGGAGCTAAAGGGATCGTGCTGTTCTCTGACCCGGCGGATTACTGTGCGGACGGCGTGGAGCCGTATCCCGACGGCTGGAACCTGCCAGGAGGAGGCGCTCAGAGAGGAAACGTGCTGAATCTGAACGGGGCGGGAGACCCGCTCACACCGGGATACCCTGCCAAAG AATACACCTACAGGTCGAGTCTGGAGGACGCAGTGGGGCTTCCCAAGATCCCTGTGCATCCCATCGGATATCATGATGCGGTTCACCTGCTGCA GCATATGGGAGGACCTCTTCCTCCGGAAAACTGGAAAGGTGCCCTGAACATCTCGTACAGAATCGGACCGGGATTCAAAGACGGTTTAAATCAGAA TAAAGTGCGTATGAACATCCACACCAATAATCAGGTGACTCGTATCTACAACGTCATTGGCTGGATCAGAGGAGCGGTGGAGCCAG ACAGGTACGTGATTCTGGGCGGTCATCGGGACGCTTGGGTGTTCGGAGGGATCGATCCGGTGTCAGGAGCGGCTGTGGTGCACGAGAGCGTGAGAGCGGCTGGGAAGCTCATGAAGAAAG GTTGGAGGCCGAGGAGAACGCTGATCTTTGCCAGTTGGGACGCAGAAGAGTTTGGTCTGCTGGGATCCACAGAATGGGCAGAG gatcACGCCAGAGTCCTGCAGGAGCGAGCCGTGGCTTACATCAATGCAGACTCTGCTATTGagg gtatgtACACACTGCGAGTCGACTGCACCCCCTCCCTACACACTCTGGTTTATGACATCACCAAGAAG GTTTCGAGTCCAGAGGAGGGCGAGGAGGGCATGACTTTATATCAGAGCTGGCACAAACGTGACAACTCCACAGAAAGAGATGCACCGTG GATCAGTAAACTGGGCTCTGGCAGTGATTTTGAAGCGTATTTCATCAGATTAGGCATTGCATCTGGAAGAGCGAGATACACCAAAAACCGA AAAACCGAGCACTACAGCAGTTACCCCGTGTACCACAGCGTGTATGAGACCTATGAGATCGTGGAGCGCTTCTACGACCCGAGTTTCCGTCGGCTGGAGGCCGTGGCCCGTGTTCGGGGAGGACTGATCTTCAGTTTGGCCGATTCTCTGGTCTTACCTCTGGACTGTGTGGAGTACGCCACGTCTCTCACCAAATACGCCAACAGCATCCACCAGCTGGCACTGAAGCACCCTGCTGCCATGCAGAAGTACAGCGTCTCCTTCG ATTCTCTCTTCTCTGCTGTTGAGAACTTCACAGTCGCTGCACGAGACTTTCATCAGCGTCTTGAGCAGCTCGACACCTCGAA TGCTCTGGCCGTGCGGATGCTCAACGATCAGCTGATGTATCTAGAGAGAGCTTTCACTGATCCGCTGGGTTTGCCTGGGAGACCGTTTTACAG GCATATCATATTTGCGCCCAGCAGTCACAATAAATATGCGGGTGAGTCTTTCCCAGGGATTTATGACGCTTTGTTTGACATTGAGAACGCAGTGGACCCGCAGAAGGCCTGGGACGAGGtcaaacaccaaatcagcatcgCCTCATTCACGGTCAGCGCAGCCGCAGAGACGCTAGAGCCTGTCGTCAGCTAG